One stretch of Thermus filiformis DNA includes these proteins:
- a CDS encoding formate dehydrogenase accessory sulfurtransferase FdhD, with translation MWVYEKGRFLEAGFSLPRERTLTLFVNGVPYATLSYTPKEEEALALGRLYLDGVIRGLKDVLGLEATPEGVEVRTRTPLPEGPLVEAPGCGGGTYRPRPLRPLPPLSMDPQLPVLLVQTLQARAEEYARTRGVHSAALFDPQGNFLLLAEDISRHNALDRLAGKALLQGLESPFLVAASGRASMEMVLKSVALGAVLLASRTGATDRAVGLARSYGLALACYVRPTGYRLYAGKERFKSGTPPPKPSGAP, from the coding sequence GTGTGGGTCTATGAGAAGGGCCGCTTCCTCGAGGCGGGCTTTTCCCTGCCCCGGGAAAGGACCTTGACCCTGTTCGTCAACGGCGTCCCCTACGCCACCTTGAGCTACACCCCGAAGGAGGAGGAGGCCCTGGCGTTGGGGCGGCTCTACCTGGACGGGGTCATCCGGGGCCTGAAGGACGTGCTGGGGCTGGAGGCCACCCCGGAAGGGGTGGAGGTCCGGACCCGGACCCCCCTGCCCGAGGGGCCCCTGGTGGAGGCCCCGGGGTGCGGCGGGGGCACCTACCGCCCCCGCCCCCTCCGCCCCCTACCCCCCCTTTCCATGGACCCCCAGCTCCCCGTCCTCCTGGTGCAGACCCTCCAGGCCCGGGCCGAGGAGTACGCCCGCACCCGGGGGGTCCACTCCGCCGCTCTCTTTGACCCCCAGGGGAACTTCCTTCTCCTGGCGGAGGACATAAGCCGCCACAACGCCCTGGACCGGCTGGCGGGGAAGGCCCTCCTCCAGGGCCTCGAGAGCCCCTTCCTGGTGGCGGCGAGCGGCCGGGCCTCCATGGAGATGGTCCTGAAGAGCGTGGCTCTGGGGGCGGTCCTCCTGGCCAGCCGGACCGGGGCCACGGACCGGGCGGTGGGCCTGGCCCGGTCCTACGGCCTGGCCCTGGCCTGCTACGTCCGGCCCACCGGGTACCGGCTTTACGCGGGAAAGGAACGCTTCAAGAGCGGAACTCCGCCTCCAAAGCCCTCAGGCGCTCCGTGA
- a CDS encoding TRAP transporter substrate-binding protein produces the protein MDRRRFLKAVGVGSLASALGPVYAQASPQVRWRLASSYPRSLDTLYGGAEDLAARVAELTGGRFQIRVFQAGEIVPGGQVLDAVQQGTVEAGHTYGPFYVGKSPVLAFDGGVPFGLTYRQQNAWMLYGGGLELMREVYADFGLVNFPGGNTGTQMGGWFRKEIRGLSDLKGVRMRIPGLGGTVMSRLGVVPQTLAAGDIYPALERGTIDAAEFSGPYDDEKLGFYKVAPYYYYPSFWEPGAQLSFLVNQKEWQRLPKEFQLAFEVAASEVNLTMMAKYDAKNPPALQRLLRRGVRLRRFPLEVLKKAQEEAFALYEETAAKDATYRKVYAAWKAFRQEEYRWFAVAELGYETFAFPSS, from the coding sequence ATGGACAGGAGGCGTTTCCTGAAGGCGGTGGGCGTCGGTTCCTTGGCCTCGGCCCTCGGCCCCGTGTACGCCCAGGCGAGCCCCCAGGTGCGCTGGCGCCTGGCGAGCAGCTACCCCAGGAGCCTGGACACCCTCTACGGCGGCGCGGAGGACCTGGCGGCCCGGGTGGCGGAGCTCACCGGGGGGCGGTTCCAGATCCGGGTCTTCCAGGCGGGGGAGATCGTCCCCGGCGGCCAGGTCCTGGACGCGGTCCAGCAGGGGACGGTGGAGGCGGGGCACACCTACGGCCCCTTCTACGTGGGCAAGAGCCCTGTCCTGGCCTTTGACGGGGGGGTGCCCTTCGGCCTCACCTACCGGCAGCAGAACGCCTGGATGCTCTATGGCGGGGGCCTCGAGCTCATGCGGGAGGTCTACGCCGACTTCGGCCTCGTCAACTTCCCCGGGGGGAACACCGGGACCCAGATGGGGGGGTGGTTCCGCAAGGAGATCCGGGGCCTTTCCGACCTCAAGGGGGTCAGGATGCGCATCCCGGGCCTTGGGGGCACGGTGATGAGCCGGCTTGGGGTGGTGCCCCAGACCCTGGCCGCGGGGGACATCTACCCGGCCCTGGAGCGGGGCACGATTGACGCGGCGGAGTTCTCCGGCCCCTACGACGACGAGAAGCTGGGCTTTTACAAGGTGGCCCCCTACTACTACTACCCCTCCTTCTGGGAGCCCGGCGCCCAACTCTCCTTCCTGGTCAACCAGAAGGAGTGGCAAAGGCTTCCCAAGGAGTTCCAGCTGGCCTTTGAGGTGGCCGCCTCCGAGGTCAACCTGACCATGATGGCCAAGTACGACGCCAAGAACCCCCCCGCCCTCCAGCGCCTCCTGAGGCGCGGGGTGAGGCTCCGCCGCTTCCCCCTCGAGGTCCTGAAGAAGGCCCAGGAGGAGGCCTTCGCCCTCTACGAGGAGACCGCGGCCAAGGACGCCACCTACCGCAAGGTCTACGCCGCCTGGAAGGCCTTCCGCCAGGAGGAGTACCGCTGGTTTGCCGTGGCCGAGCTGGGCTACGAGACCTTCGCCTTTCCTTCTTCCTGA
- a CDS encoding DUF2271 domain-containing protein codes for MLRYYTRRRFLSTLSGALVLLGLGSRAQGKPWPQGFVLDVSVAYEGGGFRYRNPYLAVFVEDESGRLVRTLGLFLMGGKGRRWWPDLRRYYAQGADMMATLAGPTRPPGRYAFRWDGKDEKGRPVVQGTYYLVVEYAREHGPYELFREALSLGEAPFKKTFARGGEVKEVGVDYHKA; via the coding sequence ATGCTTAGGTACTACACCCGCAGGCGGTTTCTTTCCACGCTTTCCGGCGCTTTGGTCCTCCTGGGCTTGGGCTCGAGGGCCCAGGGGAAGCCTTGGCCCCAGGGGTTCGTCCTGGACGTGTCCGTGGCCTACGAGGGCGGGGGGTTCCGCTACCGCAACCCCTATCTGGCCGTCTTCGTGGAGGACGAGTCGGGCCGGTTGGTCCGGACCCTGGGCCTCTTCCTGATGGGGGGGAAGGGGCGGAGGTGGTGGCCCGACCTCCGGCGCTACTACGCCCAGGGGGCGGACATGATGGCCACCCTGGCCGGCCCCACCCGCCCCCCGGGCCGGTACGCCTTCCGCTGGGACGGGAAGGACGAGAAGGGCCGGCCCGTGGTGCAGGGCACCTACTACCTGGTGGTGGAGTACGCGCGGGAGCACGGCCCCTACGAGCTCTTCCGCGAGGCCCTGAGCCTGGGGGAGGCCCCCTTTAAGAAGACCTTCGCCCGGGGCGGGGAGGTCAAGGAGGTGGGAGTTGACTACCACAAGGCCTAG
- the fdhF gene encoding formate dehydrogenase subunit alpha has protein sequence MVTTCPYCGVGCQIAPEAREGRILRVLAPEHLPPNHGALCVKGRFGLDYALSQKRLLFPMLRERKGAPLRRASWEEALDYAAFRLAEILRRHGGEAVAVFPSAKTTNEEVYLAQKLARTLLKTNNVDHCSRLCHSSSTAALSRSLGGASMTNPLEDIWRTDLFVVVGSNTTETHPVIGAMIKKRVRQGARLVVIDPRYTGMAEAAHLWLRLRPGTDVFLLNAMARLILEEGLWDRAYVEERTEGFGEWAESLKPYTLERAEEVTGVEAGLIREAARLYATTPRAGLYWAMGVTQHTKGTATAQALVNLALLTGHVGREGAGLNPLRGQNNVQGAGDMGALPNVFPGYVPVEPETARRFGAAWGTWVPDKPGLYMTEVFERIPEVRAVYLIGEDPMTSEPFQDHTKKALEGLEFLIVQDILENETTPFADVVFPAASSLEKEGTFTNTDRRVQQVRRILDPPGEARPDLWITGELGRRLARLLGEPWKELATPEAVWNEVRSLLPGMMGGITYARLEAEGVRWPCPREDHLGEGVLFRERFNTPSGRARFFPAEYHPPAEPPDDRYPFTLSTGRVLFHWHGGTMSRNSRLEAAYPELKVEVNPKDAGRLGIQDGERIALVSRRGRIVARAWVTDRTPEGVVYAPFHFAEAPANRLTLNAYDPISRIPEYKVAAVRLEKLD, from the coding sequence ATGGTGACCACCTGCCCCTACTGCGGCGTGGGGTGCCAGATCGCCCCCGAGGCCAGGGAGGGGCGGATCCTCCGGGTCCTGGCCCCCGAGCACCTCCCCCCCAACCACGGGGCCCTCTGCGTCAAGGGCCGGTTCGGCCTGGACTACGCCCTGAGCCAGAAGCGGCTCCTCTTCCCCATGCTCCGGGAGAGGAAGGGGGCCCCCTTGCGGAGGGCGAGCTGGGAGGAGGCCCTGGACTACGCCGCCTTCCGCCTGGCGGAGATCCTCCGCCGGCACGGGGGCGAGGCGGTGGCCGTCTTCCCCTCGGCCAAAACCACCAACGAGGAGGTGTACCTGGCCCAGAAGCTGGCCCGGACCCTCCTGAAGACCAACAACGTGGACCACTGCTCGAGGCTCTGCCACTCCTCCTCCACCGCCGCCCTTTCCCGGAGCCTGGGCGGGGCCAGCATGACCAACCCCCTGGAGGACATCTGGCGGACCGACCTCTTCGTGGTGGTGGGGTCCAACACCACCGAGACCCACCCGGTGATCGGGGCGATGATCAAGAAGCGGGTCCGACAGGGGGCCCGGCTTGTGGTGATAGACCCCCGGTACACGGGGATGGCGGAGGCCGCCCACCTCTGGCTCAGGCTCCGCCCCGGCACCGACGTCTTCCTCCTGAACGCCATGGCCCGCCTCATCCTGGAGGAAGGGCTTTGGGACAGGGCCTACGTGGAGGAGCGGACGGAGGGGTTCGGGGAGTGGGCGGAAAGCCTAAAACCCTACACCCTGGAGCGGGCCGAGGAGGTCACCGGGGTGGAGGCCGGCCTCATCCGGGAGGCGGCCCGGCTCTACGCCACCACCCCCCGGGCGGGGCTCTACTGGGCCATGGGGGTGACCCAGCACACCAAGGGCACCGCCACCGCCCAGGCCCTGGTCAACCTGGCCCTCCTCACCGGCCACGTGGGCCGGGAGGGAGCGGGGCTCAACCCCTTGCGGGGGCAGAACAACGTCCAGGGGGCGGGGGACATGGGGGCCCTGCCCAACGTCTTCCCGGGCTACGTGCCCGTGGAGCCCGAGACGGCCCGGCGCTTCGGCGCGGCCTGGGGAACCTGGGTGCCCGACAAGCCGGGCCTTTACATGACCGAGGTGTTTGAAAGGATCCCCGAGGTCCGGGCCGTCTACCTGATCGGGGAGGACCCCATGACCTCCGAGCCCTTCCAGGACCACACCAAAAAGGCCCTGGAGGGCCTGGAGTTCCTCATCGTCCAGGACATCCTGGAGAACGAGACCACCCCCTTCGCGGACGTGGTCTTCCCCGCGGCCAGCAGCCTGGAGAAGGAGGGGACCTTCACCAACACCGACCGGCGGGTCCAGCAGGTGCGCCGCATCTTGGACCCCCCGGGCGAGGCCCGGCCCGACCTCTGGATCACGGGGGAGCTGGGCCGGCGGCTGGCCCGCCTTCTGGGGGAGCCCTGGAAGGAGCTGGCCACCCCCGAGGCGGTCTGGAACGAGGTCCGCTCCCTCCTGCCCGGGATGATGGGGGGGATCACCTACGCCCGCCTCGAGGCGGAGGGGGTGCGCTGGCCCTGCCCCCGGGAGGACCACCTCGGGGAGGGGGTCCTCTTCCGGGAGCGGTTCAACACGCCAAGCGGTCGGGCCCGCTTCTTCCCGGCGGAGTACCACCCCCCCGCCGAGCCCCCGGACGACCGCTACCCCTTCACCCTATCCACGGGCCGGGTCCTCTTCCACTGGCACGGGGGGACGATGAGCCGCAACAGCCGCCTCGAGGCCGCCTACCCCGAGCTCAAGGTGGAGGTCAACCCCAAGGACGCGGGCCGGCTGGGCATCCAGGACGGGGAGCGGATCGCCCTGGTGAGCCGGCGGGGGCGGATCGTGGCCCGGGCCTGGGTCACGGACCGCACCCCCGAGGGGGTGGTCTACGCCCCCTTCCACTTCGCCGAGGCCCCCGCGAACCGCCTCACCCTGAACGCCTACGACCCCATCAGCCGCATCCCCGAGTACAAGGTGGCGGCGGTGCGGCTGGAGAAGCTGGACTAA
- a CDS encoding 2Fe-2S iron-sulfur cluster-binding protein produces the protein MRVRVDGREVELKEGALLLEAAPVPTLCYHPQTETKGVCRLCTVEVDGRLVPACATRAEEGMEVRTQTEALRALRKTLLEWLFLTTDLSLAEGLQALARELGAEPGRWGEVPSPRWGRAPIQDNPFFLRDYAKCVTCRRCVDACGDGIMGVYALTLVDRGLAATVGTPLDLPLPQTPCVFCGNCVQVCPTGALRPLSGEVGAW, from the coding sequence GTGCGCGTTAGAGTAGACGGGCGGGAAGTGGAGCTGAAGGAGGGGGCCCTCCTTCTGGAGGCGGCCCCGGTTCCCACCCTCTGCTACCACCCCCAGACCGAGACCAAGGGGGTCTGCCGCCTCTGCACGGTGGAGGTGGACGGCCGGCTGGTCCCCGCCTGCGCCACCCGGGCGGAGGAGGGGATGGAGGTCCGGACCCAGACCGAGGCTCTGCGGGCCCTGCGCAAGACGCTTCTGGAGTGGCTTTTCCTCACCACCGACCTCTCTTTGGCGGAGGGGCTACAGGCCCTGGCTCGGGAGCTGGGGGCGGAGCCCGGGCGGTGGGGCGAGGTGCCCTCCCCCCGGTGGGGGCGCGCCCCCATCCAGGACAACCCCTTCTTCCTGCGGGACTACGCCAAGTGCGTCACCTGCCGCCGCTGCGTGGACGCCTGCGGGGACGGGATCATGGGGGTCTACGCCCTCACCCTGGTGGACCGGGGGCTTGCGGCCACCGTGGGCACCCCCCTGGACCTCCCCCTGCCCCAGACCCCCTGCGTCTTCTGCGGCAACTGCGTCCAGGTCTGCCCCACCGGGGCCCTTAGGCCCCTGAGCGGGGAGGTGGGCGCATGGTGA
- a CDS encoding FAD:protein FMN transferase, with translation MGRYRMRWEGVLGTFLEVQVETPFPFLASRVFRKVLAEVERLEGVFSRHKESELTRLLERGQGTLSPELAHLLALGLRLMEATGGAFTLSPGFLGVPLELKGERALVHAPLDLDGFAKGYIADRALERAWGPGVAALLVNLGGDLAYRGRRPLRVGVEGPHDNAPPLFTLRLPQGGLAVSGTRFKGEHLRSWRGPVRTPLAGVVAPSAALADALTKAVAVLEEEAWPVLSAFGAEGFFLRDGVHKSPGLARFWEGEDA, from the coding sequence ATGGGCCGGTACCGGATGCGCTGGGAGGGGGTCTTGGGGACGTTCCTCGAGGTCCAGGTGGAAACCCCCTTCCCCTTCCTGGCCTCCCGGGTCTTCCGGAAGGTCCTCGCCGAGGTGGAGAGGCTGGAAGGGGTGTTCAGCCGCCATAAGGAGAGCGAGCTCACCCGCCTTTTGGAGAGGGGCCAGGGCACCTTAAGCCCTGAGCTCGCCCACCTCCTGGCCCTGGGGCTCCGCCTCATGGAGGCCACGGGCGGGGCCTTCACCCTAAGCCCCGGGTTCCTTGGCGTGCCCCTGGAGCTTAAGGGGGAGCGCGCCCTCGTCCACGCCCCTTTGGACCTGGACGGCTTCGCTAAGGGGTACATCGCCGACCGGGCCCTGGAGAGGGCCTGGGGGCCGGGGGTGGCCGCCCTCCTCGTCAACCTGGGGGGGGATCTGGCCTACCGGGGCCGGAGGCCGCTTCGGGTGGGGGTGGAGGGGCCCCACGACAACGCCCCCCCGCTTTTCACCCTGCGGCTTCCCCAGGGGGGATTGGCGGTGAGCGGCACCCGGTTCAAGGGGGAGCACCTCCGCTCCTGGCGCGGCCCCGTCCGCACCCCCTTGGCCGGGGTGGTGGCCCCCTCGGCCGCTTTGGCGGACGCCCTTACCAAGGCGGTGGCCGTCTTGGAGGAGGAGGCCTGGCCCGTCCTTTCCGCCTTCGGGGCGGAGGGGTTTTTCCTGAGGGACGGGGTGCACAAAAGCCCCGGCCTCGCTCGTTTTTGGGAGGGAGAGGATGCTTAG
- a CDS encoding PepSY-associated TM helix domain-containing protein: MTTTRPRPRPLLSRAYAWARTLHLYLSMLSFLAILFFALTGLTLNHPEWFGGERTERLQGHLVAPANPPDLLSMAEELRARHGLRGRVAEHGLSGEEAFFSFRAPGYAADAFVNVKTGAYQLTVTSQGLVGVLNDLHKGRDAGARYGLFLDLSALFLAVVSLTGLLMGLFIRRVRLASLLTLVLGGGGMLVWFFLAAR, encoded by the coding sequence TTGACTACCACAAGGCCTAGGCCCAGACCCCTCCTCAGCCGGGCCTACGCCTGGGCCCGCACCCTCCACCTCTACCTCTCCATGCTCAGCTTTCTGGCCATCCTCTTCTTCGCCCTCACCGGCCTCACCTTGAACCACCCCGAGTGGTTCGGCGGGGAGAGGACGGAGCGCCTCCAGGGCCATCTGGTGGCCCCGGCCAACCCCCCCGACCTCCTTTCCATGGCCGAGGAGCTGAGGGCCCGGCACGGCCTAAGGGGCCGGGTGGCGGAGCACGGGCTTTCGGGCGAGGAGGCCTTCTTCAGCTTCCGCGCCCCTGGGTACGCGGCGGACGCCTTCGTGAACGTCAAGACCGGCGCCTACCAGCTCACCGTGACCAGCCAGGGCCTGGTGGGGGTCCTGAACGACCTGCACAAGGGCCGGGACGCGGGGGCCCGCTACGGCCTCTTCCTGGACCTGAGCGCCCTCTTCCTGGCCGTGGTCTCCCTCACCGGCCTTTTGATGGGCCTCTTCATCCGCCGCGTCCGTTTGGCGAGCCTCCTCACCCTGGTCCTGGGGGGTGGGGGCATGCTGGTGTGGTTCTTCTTGGCCGCCCGCTGA
- a CDS encoding fructose-1,6-bisphosphatase, which produces MRVTVSVLKADIGALAGHTAPSRGVLSRVEAVLEEGRGLYLDRYVFHVGDDIVLLLTHDRGPGDPEIHALAWRAFQEGTEVAKREGLYGAGQDLLKDAFTGNLHGLGPQVAEMVFEERPSEPLVVLAADKTEPGAFNLPLYLAFADPMYSSGLLLSPELRPGFRFRVLDVTKTERDTFIDLEAPERLYDLATLLRDPHRYVIQSIWSRRYPEEVAAVVSTTRLRNIAGRYVGKDDPVAIVRTQKIFPATEELGPPFGLVPFVAGNTRGSHHLPLMPVPANTPATSFFCIPMVAALGFSLREGRLTGPIDLFADPAWEPIRARAVEKAVEMRRQGFYGPAMLPMEELEYTGITERLRALEAEFRS; this is translated from the coding sequence ATGCGCGTCACGGTCAGTGTCCTAAAGGCGGATATCGGGGCTTTGGCGGGGCACACCGCCCCGAGCCGGGGCGTTCTTTCCCGGGTGGAGGCGGTCCTGGAAGAGGGGCGGGGGCTTTACCTAGACCGGTACGTCTTCCACGTGGGGGACGACATCGTCCTCCTCCTCACCCACGACCGGGGGCCGGGGGACCCGGAGATCCACGCCCTCGCCTGGCGGGCCTTCCAAGAGGGGACGGAGGTGGCCAAGCGGGAGGGGCTGTACGGGGCGGGGCAGGACCTCCTGAAGGACGCCTTCACCGGCAACCTCCACGGCCTGGGCCCCCAGGTGGCGGAGATGGTCTTTGAGGAGCGGCCCTCCGAGCCCTTGGTGGTCCTGGCCGCGGACAAGACCGAGCCCGGGGCCTTCAACCTCCCCCTGTACCTGGCCTTCGCCGACCCCATGTACTCCTCCGGGCTTCTCCTTTCCCCGGAGCTCCGCCCCGGCTTCCGCTTCCGCGTCCTGGACGTGACCAAGACGGAGCGGGACACCTTCATAGACCTCGAGGCCCCCGAACGGCTGTACGACCTGGCCACCCTCCTTCGCGACCCGCACCGGTACGTGATCCAGTCCATCTGGTCCCGCCGCTATCCGGAGGAGGTGGCGGCGGTGGTGAGCACCACCCGCCTCAGGAACATCGCGGGCCGGTACGTGGGCAAGGACGACCCCGTGGCCATCGTCCGCACGCAGAAGATCTTCCCCGCCACCGAGGAGCTGGGGCCGCCCTTTGGCCTCGTCCCCTTCGTGGCGGGCAACACCCGGGGGAGCCACCACCTTCCCCTCATGCCCGTCCCCGCCAACACCCCGGCCACCAGCTTCTTCTGCATCCCCATGGTGGCGGCTTTGGGCTTTTCCCTGCGGGAGGGGCGGCTTACCGGGCCGATAGACCTCTTCGCCGACCCCGCCTGGGAGCCCATCCGGGCCCGGGCGGTGGAGAAGGCGGTGGAGATGCGCCGCCAGGGGTTCTACGGCCCCGCCATGCTCCCCATGGAGGAGCTGGAGTACACCGGGATCACGGAGCGCCTGAGGGCTTTGGAGGCGGAGTTCCGCTCTTGA
- a CDS encoding sensor histidine kinase — MSLKTRLALLFALSVAAALLLQGLASYYRLSQLVARDLDRSLLGYVEALAEGHPFRGRGEYAFRLWVPGRPQASPNFPDLPEPKAPGAFWRGEWRVLVLRVQGGFLEVARYSPDASLALAHQRRALALSTLLFSLLAFGLAWGWAGLALRPLAHLTQGARQVAASLDLSHRVPEEGGGELGELAQAFNHMLDRLKGFLERERRFTQAAAHELRTPLAGARAQLEALERGFLPPEEALPALKAELARLERLVEGLLILARENRVDRVELDLALLAQEAARRYGVAYEGPERLPFQGDPILLGRALENLLENALRHGEGKGVKVRLEGRVLCVEDQGPGLSEEERALAQTPFWRKGKAPGEGLGLAVAAQVAEAHGGRLLLLPNTPQGLRACLDFGGEESA, encoded by the coding sequence GTGAGCCTCAAAACCCGCCTCGCCCTCCTCTTCGCCCTCTCCGTGGCTGCCGCCCTCCTCCTCCAGGGCCTGGCCTCCTACTACCGGCTGAGCCAGCTTGTGGCGCGCGACCTGGACCGCTCCCTCCTGGGCTACGTGGAGGCCCTGGCCGAGGGCCACCCTTTTCGGGGCCGGGGGGAGTACGCCTTCCGGCTCTGGGTCCCGGGAAGGCCGCAGGCCTCCCCCAACTTCCCCGACCTGCCCGAGCCCAAGGCCCCCGGGGCCTTCTGGCGGGGGGAGTGGCGGGTGCTGGTGCTCCGGGTCCAGGGGGGGTTTTTGGAGGTGGCCCGCTACAGCCCGGACGCCAGCCTGGCCCTGGCCCACCAGAGGCGGGCTTTGGCCCTCAGCACCCTCCTCTTCTCCCTCCTGGCCTTCGGCCTGGCCTGGGGTTGGGCCGGCCTGGCCCTGCGCCCCCTGGCCCACCTCACCCAGGGAGCGAGGCAGGTGGCCGCCTCCTTGGACCTCTCCCACCGGGTGCCGGAGGAAGGGGGTGGGGAGCTCGGGGAGCTGGCCCAGGCCTTCAACCACATGCTGGACCGGCTCAAGGGCTTCCTGGAGCGGGAGCGGCGCTTCACCCAGGCGGCGGCCCACGAGCTCCGGACCCCCCTGGCCGGGGCCCGGGCCCAGCTCGAGGCCCTGGAGCGGGGCTTCCTCCCCCCCGAGGAGGCCCTGCCCGCCCTCAAGGCCGAGCTCGCCCGCCTGGAGCGCCTGGTGGAGGGCCTCCTCATCCTGGCCCGGGAGAACCGGGTGGACCGGGTGGAGCTGGACCTGGCCCTCCTGGCCCAGGAGGCCGCCCGGCGGTACGGGGTGGCCTACGAGGGGCCCGAGCGGCTCCCCTTCCAGGGGGACCCCATCCTCCTAGGGAGGGCCCTGGAGAACCTCCTGGAAAACGCCCTCCGCCACGGGGAGGGGAAGGGGGTCAAGGTGCGGCTAGAAGGCCGGGTCCTCTGCGTGGAGGACCAGGGGCCGGGGCTTTCCGAGGAGGAACGGGCCCTGGCCCAGACCCCCTTCTGGCGCAAGGGGAAGGCCCCGGGGGAGGGGCTGGGCCTGGCGGTGGCGGCCCAGGTGGCCGAGGCCCACGGGGGAAGGCTCCTCCTCCTTCCCAACACCCCCCAGGGCCTCCGGGCCTGCCTAGACTTCGGAGGAGAAGAGAGCGCCTAG
- a CDS encoding response regulator transcription factor yields MRILLLEDETSIGRAVERALSAQGHRVDWVRGLEEARERFLEEEPDLMVLDVRLPEDEDGGFLFAKEVRSAGYTGPILFLTARDTLKDRVEGLDLGGDDYLVKPFALEELLARVRALLRRSAKARESLLTFGRLRLDLAERAAYLDGVRVDLTLREFALLEVLALNPDRVYSPEELAQKVFSPDKVGAVKVYVHYLRQKLGPKVVQTVPGGYRMGAA; encoded by the coding sequence GTGCGGATTCTCCTCTTGGAGGACGAGACCAGCATCGGCCGGGCGGTGGAGCGGGCCCTTTCGGCCCAGGGCCACCGGGTGGACTGGGTCCGGGGGCTGGAGGAGGCCCGGGAGCGGTTTTTGGAGGAGGAGCCCGACCTGATGGTCCTGGACGTCCGCCTGCCCGAGGACGAGGACGGCGGCTTCCTCTTCGCCAAGGAGGTGCGAAGCGCCGGCTACACGGGCCCCATCCTCTTCCTCACCGCCCGGGACACCCTAAAGGACCGGGTGGAGGGGCTGGACCTGGGCGGGGACGACTACCTGGTCAAGCCCTTCGCCCTGGAGGAGCTTTTGGCCCGGGTACGGGCCCTCCTAAGGCGGAGCGCCAAGGCCCGGGAGAGCCTCCTCACCTTCGGCCGGCTCCGGCTGGACCTGGCGGAGCGGGCGGCCTATCTGGACGGGGTGCGGGTGGACCTCACCCTGAGGGAGTTCGCCCTCCTCGAGGTCCTGGCCCTGAACCCGGACCGGGTCTACAGCCCGGAGGAGCTGGCCCAGAAGGTCTTCTCCCCGGACAAGGTGGGGGCGGTCAAGGTCTACGTCCACTACCTGCGGCAGAAGCTCGGGCCCAAAGTCGTCCAGACGGTGCCCGGGGGGTACCGGATGGGGGCGGCGTGA